Proteins encoded in a region of the Anopheles ziemanni chromosome 2, idAnoZiCoDA_A2_x.2, whole genome shotgun sequence genome:
- the LOC131293141 gene encoding putative zinc finger and SCAN domain-containing protein 5D gives MADLNVLAVPSIKEETDISRPEADRHESFADVNHPQAINASLPNYREQFCRTCLKHCPDDSSIPVASQIQNMVVLDMLVHLTGFETDDSDEFPSVICLECKNNLVQAFNIRQEFIVKAEFLVQLVAEEKLADYFHTIEDKAQKSMKPRTSKRFIFTDINQAYRNLSIEPLFPINNPASRCSPGILDENNGETIKHELEQHESDISDINDHSCYAKVVDGNEDPATNSDLEQQTGPDERTVKIEDTCTRSNTPDIQSDENLEQSDAWNEFMVNYEKEKSMKRKLNFACEICQKSFKLPQYLQAHMQTHSSERKFSCEICGNCYKTKGELKKHIQRKHGDENNDSRNEDGIIIKVEFCEEVPTSNA, from the exons ATGGCGGACTTAAATGTGCTTG CAGTACCATCTATCAAGGAAGAAACTGATATATCTCGACCAGAGGCTGACCGTCATGAATCCTTCGCCGATGTAAATCATCCACAAGCAATCAATGCATCGCTTCCAAACTACCGCGAACAGTTCTGTCGAACATGTTTGAAGCACTGCCCAGACGATTCTTCAATTCCGGTTGCTTCTCAAATACAGAACATGGTAGTGCTCGATATGCTTGTACACCTCACGGGGTTCGAA ACAGACGATAGTGATGAATTCCCAAGCGTTATATGTTTGgaatgtaaaaataatttagttCAGGCGTTCAACATACGCCAGGAGTTCATTGTCAAAGCAGAATTTTTGGTTCAACTTGTAGCcgaggaaaaacttgctgATTACTTTCATACTATTGAAGATAAGGCTCAAAAATCGATGAAACCCAGAACTTCAAAGAGATTCATATTTACTGACATAAATCAAGCATACAGAAATCTCTCAATCGAACCCCTATTTCCGATCAATAATCCGGCATCGCGATGTAGTCCTGGAATATTGGACGAAAATAATGGggaaacaatcaaacatgAGCTCGAGCAGCACGAGTCAGATATATCCGATATAAATGATCATTCATGCTACGCCAAGGTCGTCGATGGAAACGAAGATCCTGCTACAAATAGCGACTTGGAACAGCAAACTGGTCCAGATGAACGTACAGTAAAAATTGAGGACACTTGTACTCGCAGCAACACACCGGACATTCAGTCAGATGAAAATCTAGAACAAAGTGACGCTTGGAATGAATTCATGGTCAActatgaaaaggaaaaatctatGAAACGAAAGCTTAA CTTTGCCTGCGAGATCTGCCAGAAGAGCTTCAAACTGCCGCAATATCTGCAGGCACATATGCAGACCCATTCATCGGAGCGCAAGTTTTCGTGCGAAATTTGTGGAAATTGCTACAAAACAAAAGGTGAACTAAAGAAACACATTCAACGCAAACATGGTGACGAGAATAATGATAGCAGAAATGAAGATGGCATAATCATTAAAGTAGAATTTTGCGAGGAAGTACCTACATCTAACGCGTAG
- the LOC131289908 gene encoding zinc finger protein 813-like — protein sequence MYGCAASFCTNTRYLVKQRKENITFHTFPVDKAVCREWIQFCKQHEQWTPTKQSVICSSHFQPEDYQLPKQPLHEKRIGLRRLHSDAVPSIMNKEELTTDEGNVHYAQTDSKPFKYRDQFCRTCLKHCQNCSIPVDSEIQNMTVLDMLIQLTAFETDDNEAFPTVICLLCSTKLQQAFNIRQEFIAQSELLVQMAAEQNLIDYFDKVSAESYGSTDDEQSKNYSILEDINDETRSDPNDCLSVEHEETYDCGDEDDEDQSQITDSFDHSCYTKIENQLGAGSVDMGEGSGSENKTIGDESATQEGNGEEIQPKRKRRQFPPLHTTPDDGDSWESFQRFCEQEKAAKRKRLSEIQSLRRAKQNKGLSTEQRKLDEEARKRFPFTTCYICDRKHNTLMDRDYHMREHIHMLPYECNECSVKIEGTENSEPIVLNTTHKLNLHFRMHRMPHKCVKCYHRFSTKTKLKTHFWASHGYAESGGLTCEYCGKQYFHKIAFRKHVAHHRNELSGQFKCSICDRTFGVKSSLQRHEASHKGEKKYKCLYCEKSFSTSYNRLNHHRIHTGEGFHKCSECDRLFSQKSALRYHQQTHLKVRPKEKTDSITKAPKTKTARTELLPDNGGTCPYPGCVYTATSYSAMYMHKRSKHEPMVQCEVCNKQFAFANQLKIHMTLHTGEKPYQCELCNRSFRLIKDYRWHLATHDSDTSYACKICQKSFKLQRYLQAHILTHSTERKFSCDICGNSYKTKGELKKHTQHKHSEEIIREIIIKSEVAFGEEHVASSILEENKFTLDV from the exons ATGTACGGTTGTGCTGCATCCTTCTGTACCAATACTCGGTATCTCGTGAAGCagcggaaagaaaacatcacTTTCCATACGTTTCCTGTGGACAAAGCAGTCTGCCGCGAGTGGATTCAGTTttgcaaacaacacgaacaatggacacctaccaagcaaagcgtcATCTGCTCGTCGCATTTTCAGCCAGAGGATTATCAATTACCTAAACAACCGCTTCATGAAAAACGAATAGGATTACGAAGACTTCATTCGGATG CGGTTCCTTCAATCATGAACAAGGAGGAATTGACAACGGACGAAGGAAACGTCCATTATGCCCAAACTGACTCAAAGCCGTTTAAGTATCGCGATCAGTTCTGTAGAACTTGTTTGAAGCACTGCCAGAATTGTTCAATTCCGGTTGATTCTGAAATACAGAACATGACGGTGCTCGATATGCTTATTCAACTTACCGCGTTTGAA ACGGACGATAACGAAGCATTTCCAACAGTCATATGCTTGCTTTGTAGCACAAAGCTGCAACAAGCATTTAACATTCGCCAAGAGTTCATCGCACAGTCAGAACTGCTCGTACAGATGGCCGCTGAGCAGAACCTTATTGATTACTTTGATAAGGTTTCAGCTGAATCATATGGATCAACAGACGATGAACAGTCTAAAAATTATAGCATCTTAGAGGATATAAATGATGAAACTCGCAGTGATCCTAACGACTGTCTTTCTGTCGAGCATGAAGAGACGTACGACTGTGGTGACGAGGATGATGAAGACCAGTCGCAAATAACCGATTCATTCGATCACTCATGCTAcacgaaaattgaaaatcaattaGGAGCTGGCAGTGTTGATATGGGAGAAGGATCGGGctcagaaaataaaacaattggaGATGAATCCGCTACCCAGGAAGGCAACGGAGAAGAAATACAGCCCAAACGCAAAAGAAGGCAGTTTCCGCCACTACACACAACCCCAGATGATGGCGATTCTTGGGAAAGCTTTCAGCGTTTCTGTGAGCAAGAAAAGGCCGCGAAACGAAAGCGTTTATCTGAAATACAGAGCCTTCgtagagcaaaacaaaacaaaggttTAAGTACTGAACAAAGAAAATTGGATGAAGAAGCTCGAAAACGCTTTCCATTTACAACGTGTTACATATGCGATAGGAAACACAATACTCTAATGGATCGAGATTATCACATGcgagaacatatccatatgttACCGTATGAATGCAACGAATGCTCGGTGAAAATCGAAGGAACGGAAAATTCGGAGCCGATAGTACTTAACACAACACATAAGTTGAATCTACATTTCAGAATGCATCGAATGCCGCACAAATGCGTCAAATGCTATCATCGCTTCAgtactaaaacaaaacttaaaactCATTTTTGGGCCTCACACGGTTATGCAGAAAGCGGAGGACTAACGTGTGAATATTGTGGAAAGCAATACTTCCACAAAATTGCTTTTAGAAAACATGTTGCTCATCATCGGAACGAATTGAGCGGCCAATTCAAATGCTCGATATGTGACCGTACATTTGGTGTAAAGAGTTCTCTGCAACGACACGAAGCATCCCATAAGGGTGAGAAAAAGTATAAGTGCTTGTATTGCGAAAAATCGTTCAGTACGTCCTACAATCGACTCAATCACCATAGAATACACACTGGAGAAGGATTTCACAAGTGTTCGGAATGTGATCGTTTGTTCTCGCAAAAATCCGCACTCCGGTATCATCAGCAGACACATCTCAAAGTGcgaccaaaagaaaaaactgaTTCCATCACAAAGGCTCCTAAAACCAAAACCGCTAGAACTGAACTGCTTCCTGACAATGGTGGGACATGTCCTTATCCCGGCTGTGTCTATACGGCTACAAGTTACAGTGCAATGTACATGCACAAGCGTTCGAAGCATGAACCCATGGTTCAGTGCGAGGTTTGCAATAAGCAATTTGCTTTTGCAAACCAGTTGAAAATTCACATGACACTGCACACGGGTGAAAAACCGTACCAGTGCGAGCTGTGCAATCGCAGTTTTCGACTCATCAAAGATTATCGATGGCACTTGGCAACGCACGACTCGGACACGAGCTATGCCTGCAAAATATGCCAGAAGAGCTTCAAGTTGCAACGGTATCTACAGGCACATATTCTGACCCATTCAACAGAGCGTAAATTTTCGTGTGACATTTGCGGTAACAGCTACAAGACAAAAGGCGAACTCAAAAAGCATACGCAACACAAACATTCGGAGGAAATTATCCGCGAAATAATAATCAAATCTGAGGTTGCTTTTGGGGAAGAACATGTTGCTAGCTCAAttttggaggaaaataaattcacacTTGATGTTTAA